Within the Tessaracoccus flavescens genome, the region TGCGATGACGGTCAGGGTGTCGAGTGCGACGTCTTCCGGCATGGACCGAGCCTACTTGCAGGGTTCACCTGTCGGTGCGAAGCGTGACCGCCGAGAAGCCGCTGCTGACGGTGAAGGCGCCGTCGTAGCCGCCGCCCTCGAACAGGAGCGAGTTGCGCTCGTCCGCGGTGATCCGGAAGCCGAGCTCGGGCAGCACGCGCCGGTAGTACGCGGCGACGGTCAACCCGTCGGGGGAGGTCATCACGACCGTGATGTTGTTCGGCGAGTCGATCTGGTCGGTGATCGCGGCGTCGCGCGGGACGGAGAACCCGTCGGGCCCGTTGACGAAACCGAGGTCCCTCAGCGAACGGCCGTCCTCGGGCACCGCGCTCGACGTGAGCTGAGGGGCAGCGCTCGGCTCCGGAGCGGAGGCGGCGCCCGCGCAACCGGTGAGGGCGAGGACGGCGACGAGGCCGCTCAGGAGGCGATGCACGGGGCCAACTCTAGCCGTGGAACCCGCGGCCCCGATCCGGACATTCAGGGGTGAGGAGAGAGCAGGAGGACGAGGATGCACGCTCACGCCCAACCAGCCCCGCCGGACGAGATGATGGGGCGCATGGACGACGACGCGCTCTGGCAGGCGCTGCGGGCCGCTGACGAGCAGGCCTTCCGGATGCTATTCCAGCGACACAGCAGGGCGGTGTACAACCACGCCTTCCGGCACGCCTCATCCTGGGCGACGGCCGAAGAGGCGACGCAGGCCTGCTTCAGCGGCATCTGGCGCCGAGCGGCCGCGGGCACGCTGCCGGAGGTGGCGCACGGGGTGGTGCGGGCGTGGCTGTGCGCGGTGGGGCGCAACGAGGCGAGGAACCTCGTGCGCTCTGACGGACGGCGCCTCCGCCTCGTCGGCCGGGTCGCGCAGCAGCCCCGCGAGGACCGGCACGACAACGTCGAGGACTGGGTCGCGCACGAGGAGTCGATGCGCAGGATCAACCAGGTGCTCGCCCGGATCCCGGACGGCCAGCGCATCGTCGTGGAACTGGTCGCCTGGGGCGGCCTGACCATGGACGAGGTCGCGGCCGCGCTCGATCTGCCAACCGGCACCGTGAAGTCCCGGCTCTCGCGCGCCAGGAAAGCCCTCGCGACCTCTGAGGTCGCCCACCTGCTCGGCAAGGAGAACCCGACATGATGACGCTTCCCCCCGAACGCGACCTGCCGGGAGGCGACCGGATGGCAGACGAGATCCTCGCGGGCGTGGAGCCCGCTCGCCCGGCGCCCGGGAGGAACAGGGCACTGCTCGCGGTGCTCGTCGCGGCTGCCGCGGTGGTGGTCGTTGCCCTCGTGCTCGTCCAGCTGCTCTGGCTTGGACGCGAGACGGCGCCGGCCGAGCCGTCTCCCAGCCCCGTCGTGTCGGCCGAACCAGGAACCGTCGCAGACCTGGATGGAGGCAACGCCGCGACGGTGAGCTCTGCGATGGTGCTCGAGTCGTACCCGGTGCAGATCGCCTACGTGGGTGAGGTCTGTGGTCCGCAGGCCTCGGACGCGGTCTGGGAGCACCGGGTCGACGACGGGCAATGGACGTCGGAAGCCGCGACCACGCCCGCCCAGCCGCAGGAGGCAACGCTGAGGGGCTGTGAGCCGCTCGAGCTGACCCCGCTCGGCACCTTCACCGACGGCACCGTCGTCGAATTCCGGGTGAGCCTCGGCGAGGTTGAGGCGACCTGGGGTCCCGCGCCCACGCAGCTCGTCGACCCCGCCCCGACGCCCGCGCCCGATCCGAGCCCCGAGGCGTCTGAGCTGGCCTCGCCGGCCACGGCGCCGTCGCCGCCCGCGACGCCGCAGGTCGTGTCCCCGCCGCCGGCTACGCGCAGCGCGGAACCGACGTCCAGCGGTGCGCAACGGCCGAGCGGCCCCGTGGAGCTGACCGCAGAGGTCGGACAGACGGTCTCGACCCGCTACTTCGACGTCACGGTGACCGAGCTCGCCACCGACGACTCCGGACTCGCCTGGGGGGCGAAGGTGCAGGTCTGCTACGCGGCCCCGCATCCCGAGCAGAACGCTGACGCGACGACCCGCACGAGCCTCGACCCGTGGTCCTTCTCCGTCCAGGACGGCGAGGGGCCGGGTACCGGGCCCCAGTGGATCAAGGCCCGAGACCTGCCGCCGTCGACGCGCTGGTCGCCGGGGTACGCCACGAAGCTGCTGAAGCTGGGGGAGTGCAACCGGGGCTGGGTCCAGGTCGAGCCGGGGAACCCCGACCTCTTCCTGCCCACCCTTCGCTACGCGCCCGCCGACTTCGACGACGACGTGCGGTGGGAGTTCAACGGCTGACCGGGAAACGAGAGCGCCCACACCTTTCTGAGGTGCGGGCGCCGGGGTTTCTCGGACGGCCAGGCGTCGACCCGCTCGGGGGACACGGGGGTCGTGCGACGCGAGCCGATCAGCCGGTCGACGGACCAGGCGCCTGCGTCGGTCAGGGCGAGGGCGGCGCCGATCCCGGCGAGCACGAGCACGAACTCGTAGCCGTCTCCGACGAAGAAGCCGGCGGGGAGGTGGACGATGGCGGCGGCGCCGAGCATGACGAGCGTGTAGATCGCACCGACGATGCGGGTGCCTGCGCCGAGGATGATCAAGGCGCCGCCCACGAGTTCGATGATCGTGGTCGCGGGTCCGGCGACGGCGGGGCCGGGAACACCCATCGACTCGAAGGCGGCCTGGGTTCCCGCGAGCCCATCTGGGCCTTCTGGACGCCGTGCATCACCATCGTGACGCGAGCACGAGGCGCAGGATCAGCCGGGGGAGGTCGGTCTTGCTGGTCGTTTCGTCAGTGGCCATGTCGTCAGGCTACGAAGCATTACTTGTCGATTCACGTGATTAGACAACTAAAGTCGATGCTCACGCCTGTCCGTTCGCCCAGAGCGAATGCCAGGCCACCCCCAGGTCGATGGTCATCTGCCTGACGAGGGGGAGCGACAGGCCGATCACGTTGTACGGGTCTCCGGTGATGGAGGTCACGAAGGCGCCGCCGCGGCCGTCGATGCTGAAGCCGCCCGCGACCTGCTGCGGTTCGCCGGTGGCGGCGTAGGCGGCGATCTCCTCGTCCGAGATGTCGGCGAAACGCACCGTCGTCGACCCGATGGCCGTCTGGCTGCGCAGGTGCCCGCCCGTGCGGACGGCCACGAAGTGGCCGGAGTGGAGCAGCCCCTCGCGCCCGCGCATCCTCTGCCACCGCCGGATGGCGGCGGCCTCGGAACCCGGCTTGCCGTGCGCCCGCCCCTCGAACTCCAGCACCGAGTCGCAGGCGATCAGGAGGAAGTCGCCCTCAAGTTGGTCGATCACCGTCTCGCCCTTCTTCTCGGCGAGGCGCGCGGCGAGCGAGGTCGGGACCGGGTCCTGGACGAGGTGCTCGTCGAAGCCCGAGACGATGACCTCGGGGTCGAGGCCTGCCTGCCGCAGGACGGTCAGCCGGGCGGGTGACTTGGAGGCGAGGACGACGCGCACGTCAGAGCCGGTGGTAGGTGCGCCAGGCGTCCCGGCCGCCGATCAGCGGGGAGCGCAGCGTCCTGTAGTACGACTTCCACCCGCCTGCGAGCGGGCGGTCGTCGGCGGAGCGGAGCTTCTCCTCGCGCAGCGTGATGGCGAGCGCCGCGGTGACGGCGGCGATCTCCTCCTCGCTGAGGTCGGCGCGCGCGAAGGACAGGCGCGGTTCGTCGGCCGTCACAGCGGGATGTTCCCGTGCTTCTTGGGCGGGAGGGCGCCTCGTTTCGTGCGGAGCAGCCTCAGCGCCCGGATCACCTGGGCGCGGGTCTCGTGGGGGTAGATGACCTGATCCACGTAGCCGCGGTCCGCCGCGACGTAGGGGTTGGTCAGCTCGTCGTCGTACTCCTGGACCAGCCGTGCGCGCTCCGCCTCCGGATCCTCCGCCTCGCTCAGCTGCTTGCGGTACAGGATGTTGACCGCGCCCTGGGCGCCCATGACGGCGATCTGCGCGGTCGGCCAGGCGAGGTTGATGTCTGCTCCGAGCGACTTGGACCCCATCACGAGGTAGGCGCCCCCGTACGCCTTGCGGGTGACCACCGTCAGCAGCGGGACGGTCGCCTCCGAGTAGGCGTAGATCAGCTTCGCGCCACGCCGGATGATGCCGTTGTGCTCCTGCCCGACGCCGGGGAGGAAGCCTGGGACGTCGACGAAGGTGAGCACCGGGATGTTGAACGCGTCGCAGGTGCGCACGAAGCGGGCGGCCTTCTCGGCGGAGTCGATGTCGA harbors:
- a CDS encoding DoxX family protein; the encoded protein is MGVPGPAVAGPATTIIELVGGALIILGAGTRIVGAIYTLVMLGAAAIVHLPAGFFVGDGYEFVLVLAGIGAALALTDAGAWSVDRLIGSRRTTPVSPERVDAWPSEKPRRPHLRKVWALSFPGQPLNSHRTSSSKSAGA
- a CDS encoding acyl-CoA carboxylase subunit epsilon → MTADEPRLSFARADLSEEEIAAVTAALAITLREEKLRSADDRPLAGGWKSYYRTLRSPLIGGRDAWRTYHRL
- a CDS encoding Maf family protein produces the protein MRVVLASKSPARLTVLRQAGLDPEVIVSGFDEHLVQDPVPTSLAARLAEKKGETVIDQLEGDFLLIACDSVLEFEGRAHGKPGSEAAAIRRWQRMRGREGLLHSGHFVAVRTGGHLRSQTAIGSTTVRFADISDEEIAAYAATGEPQQVAGGFSIDGRGGAFVTSITGDPYNVIGLSLPLVRQMTIDLGVAWHSLWANGQA
- a CDS encoding RNA polymerase sigma factor → MHAHAQPAPPDEMMGRMDDDALWQALRAADEQAFRMLFQRHSRAVYNHAFRHASSWATAEEATQACFSGIWRRAAAGTLPEVAHGVVRAWLCAVGRNEARNLVRSDGRRLRLVGRVAQQPREDRHDNVEDWVAHEESMRRINQVLARIPDGQRIVVELVAWGGLTMDEVAAALDLPTGTVKSRLSRARKALATSEVAHLLGKENPT